From the genome of Pantoea alfalfae, one region includes:
- a CDS encoding YfcL family protein, whose translation MIAEFEARILALIDDMVEHASDDELFASGYLRGHLTLAVAEVEQLGEHTPEALQIQVSRSLQNAIAAGELSPRDQALVVGMWDNLFVQARQLSA comes from the coding sequence ATGATCGCAGAATTTGAAGCGCGTATTCTGGCCCTGATTGACGACATGGTCGAGCATGCCAGCGATGATGAGCTGTTCGCCAGCGGTTATCTGCGCGGGCATCTGACACTGGCTGTGGCCGAAGTGGAGCAACTGGGCGAACATACGCCAGAAGCGCTGCAGATTCAGGTCTCCCGCAGTCTGCAAAATGCTATCGCTGCCGGAGAACTCTCACCGCGCGACCAGGCATTAGTGGTCGGAATGTGGGACAACCTGTTTGTTCAGGCACGCCAGCTCTCCGCATAA